The genomic interval CGATGACCTTGCGTTGATCTACAGCCCCGATTTGTACTCGGCACAAGTGGAGTACCTGACGGCTCTGCAAGGCGGCGGACTGAAGCGGCTCGGTGGCTCAGCCGACATGAGTGAGCTCGCACAACAAAAACTGATCGAGCTCGGATTGACCGAAGACCAAGTGGCCGAACTTCGTTCGCGTGGGAAAGCCGAGAGCCGGATTCGCGTTCGCTCGCCGATCAAAGGAACCGTGATTGAGAAATTCGCCGTCGAAGGTGACTACATCAAAACGGGTGACAAGATTTACCGCATCGCCGATTTGTCGACCGTTTGGCTGATGCTCGATTTGTTTCCAGACGATGCCGCTCGCATTCGTTTCGGACAACAGGTCACGGCGGAGGTTTCGTCCCTTCCTGGAGAAGTATTCACGGGACGCGTCGCCTTCATCGACCCGACGGTGAACCCCAAGACTCGCACCGTTCAAATTCGCGTGGAGATGCTGAACCCGGACGCAAAGCTGAAACCGGGTGATTACGCCACTGCGAGAATTGACGTCCCGGCCATTCGCCAAGACAGAATCTATGACCCTCTGCTTGCCGGAAAATTCATAAGTCCGATGCACCCGCAGGTAATCCGCGATCAGCCGGGCGATTGCCCGATCTGCGGCATGGATTTGATTTCGACATCAACGCTCGGATACGCCAGCGAGCCGCTACCGAAACAGCTCGTCGTCACCGTTCCCCGCGATGCCGTGTTGATGACGGGCGAAAACAGCGTCGTTTATGTCGAGACCGAACCCGGGCGATTTGAAGTTCGCCGCGTGACGGTGGGGCCGATGACGGACGATCGTGCCGTCATCTTGGAAGGCATCTCGTCGGGCGAAACCGTTGCCACCAGCGGCAACTTTTTGATTGATTCGCAGATGCAACTTGCCGGGAATCCGTCCCTGATGGATCCAAGTAAAGCGGCCAGTTATCCGCCAGGACCACTCGTGCTGCCCGATAGCGAACCGATCGTCTTGTCCGGAGAAAGCGGCGACCAATTTGACCGCGCCTATGCCGCCTACTTCGAAATACAAAAAGCTCTGTCGGCAGATCAAAGTCCTCCACCGCGTGAATTGAAGACGCTTGATGAGTCGCTGGGCAGGCTCATCAAAATGGCCGACGTTCCCGACGAAGCACAAAGCCATTTACAAAGTGCCAAGCAATCGCTTTCTCGGATGCATGGTTCTCTGGAACAAATTCGCAAGCCCTTTCGACCATTGAGTCATTCGCTTCTCCGAGCAGCAACCATTGCTCGCGGTAAGGAGACGGCGGCAAAATTGGTTCACATGTACTGCCCGATGGTGCCCGGTGGCGGTGGCGATTGGATGCAATCCGGCGGCGAACTGGTCAATCCGTATTGGGGCAGTGAGATGCTCTCATGCGGGGAAATCGTCAGGGAGATGGGGAGACAAAAGGACGGGGAGACTCCAGATGCTTAACGCGATCATTCGCTTCTGCGTCAAAGAGCCCTGGCTGGTCGTGCTGTTGACAGTCGGCGTGACGGTTTTCGGTTGGATAAGCTACCGCCGAGTTCCGATTGATGCGATTCCAAACATCGGTGAAAACCAAGTCATCGTACTGACGCCTTGGCCTGGCCGGTCGCCCAAAGACATCGAAGACCAAGTCACCTATCCGCTGAGTGTTTCGCTGCTTGCGGTGCCTGGTGCCGAGTCGGTTCGCGGCAAAAGTATGTTCGGATACAGCTTCGTCCAAGTCACCTTCAAGGATAGCGTTGACTTTTACTGGGCACGCAGCCGTG from Stieleria varia carries:
- a CDS encoding efflux RND transporter periplasmic adaptor subunit, encoding MSENNPKSNSALKWLGRTVTHACVLLAVFVFGIASIGLAQRLGWIRSDNQVATSGTSDSNNGETTYTCPMHPQIRQNQPGNCPICAMKLVQVTDSTKTPTAKNDAHASHGDDRYICPMMCTPASSEPGRCPVCAMSLVKATGNGRSDGMSVTIEPAARRLIGIQTATAELGPVSQTIRTIGSVDYDESKLATISAYVGGRIEKLYANYVGVPVEKDDDLALIYSPDLYSAQVEYLTALQGGGLKRLGGSADMSELAQQKLIELGLTEDQVAELRSRGKAESRIRVRSPIKGTVIEKFAVEGDYIKTGDKIYRIADLSTVWLMLDLFPDDAARIRFGQQVTAEVSSLPGEVFTGRVAFIDPTVNPKTRTVQIRVEMLNPDAKLKPGDYATARIDVPAIRQDRIYDPLLAGKFISPMHPQVIRDQPGDCPICGMDLISTSTLGYASEPLPKQLVVTVPRDAVLMTGENSVVYVETEPGRFEVRRVTVGPMTDDRAVILEGISSGETVATSGNFLIDSQMQLAGNPSLMDPSKAASYPPGPLVLPDSEPIVLSGESGDQFDRAYAAYFEIQKALSADQSPPPRELKTLDESLGRLIKMADVPDEAQSHLQSAKQSLSRMHGSLEQIRKPFRPLSHSLLRAATIARGKETAAKLVHMYCPMVPGGGGDWMQSGGELVNPYWGSEMLSCGEIVREMGRQKDGETPDA